The following are encoded in a window of uncultured Sphaerochaeta sp. genomic DNA:
- the purF gene encoding amidophosphoribosyltransferase — translation MSSLNEACGVFGIYSPSKVAVNEACFKGLYALQHRGQEGCGIAFNCDGMLSVTKDVGLVADVFEHPPELPSGSSRMAIAHNRYGTSGERSPENVQPMIFHHMLGSLALAHNGNLVNDQELRSTLELKGSLFHSSSDTEVFAHILTSHRLESQSLEEALSRTMDEVRGAYSLLVMSEDSLIAVRDPHGFRPLCLGKVIDGYVFASESCALDAVGAQFLRDIEPGEICIIDGKDGTIHSNKEHCKSVSSSLCVFELIYFARPDSVIDTISVHEARIRSGAFLALEHPAQADVVIGVPDSGIDAAIGYSRQSGIPYGIGFIKNKYIGRTFIQPKQGERESTVRIKLNPISSTVRGKRVVLIDDSIVRGTTSKRIVRLLREAGAKEVHLRSSAPPFLFPCYYGTDIDSKKDLFACNHDHKAMEAILGVDSLGFLTTDQVIKLSDHPGIGFCRACFTGEYPCPKAL, via the coding sequence ATGAGTTCCCTCAATGAGGCTTGTGGAGTCTTTGGCATCTACAGTCCCTCCAAGGTGGCTGTCAACGAAGCTTGTTTCAAGGGTCTGTATGCGTTGCAGCATCGGGGGCAGGAAGGGTGCGGGATAGCCTTCAACTGTGATGGTATGCTGAGCGTAACCAAGGATGTGGGTTTGGTTGCCGATGTTTTTGAACATCCCCCAGAGCTGCCCTCCGGTTCATCAAGGATGGCTATCGCCCATAACCGCTATGGGACAAGCGGGGAGAGAAGCCCAGAGAATGTCCAGCCAATGATTTTCCATCATATGTTGGGTAGTCTTGCCCTGGCTCACAATGGGAATCTGGTCAATGACCAGGAGCTTCGTAGTACCTTGGAGTTGAAAGGCTCGCTCTTTCACTCCTCGAGCGATACAGAGGTGTTTGCCCATATTCTCACCAGCCACCGATTGGAATCCCAAAGTCTGGAAGAGGCTCTCTCCAGGACCATGGATGAGGTGAGGGGGGCATACTCCCTTCTGGTGATGAGCGAAGATTCACTCATTGCTGTACGGGATCCCCATGGGTTCCGCCCACTCTGTCTGGGCAAAGTGATAGATGGGTATGTATTTGCCAGCGAAAGTTGTGCGCTCGATGCTGTTGGGGCTCAGTTCCTTCGGGATATTGAACCTGGGGAGATCTGCATCATTGATGGGAAAGATGGGACGATCCATTCCAATAAAGAGCATTGCAAGAGCGTAAGTTCCAGCCTCTGTGTCTTTGAACTCATCTATTTTGCACGTCCCGACAGCGTCATAGACACCATCAGTGTTCATGAGGCAAGAATCCGCAGTGGGGCATTCCTTGCCCTGGAGCACCCTGCCCAGGCAGATGTGGTCATAGGTGTGCCTGACAGTGGGATTGATGCTGCTATCGGGTATTCCAGGCAGTCAGGGATCCCCTATGGGATTGGCTTTATCAAGAACAAGTACATTGGAAGGACATTCATCCAACCAAAGCAGGGTGAGCGGGAGAGTACGGTACGTATCAAACTCAATCCGATCAGCTCAACGGTACGAGGAAAACGAGTGGTGCTGATCGATGATTCCATTGTAAGGGGAACCACAAGTAAGCGTATTGTTCGCCTGCTTAGGGAAGCAGGAGCTAAAGAGGTTCATTTGCGCTCATCGGCTCCTCCCTTTCTGTTCCCCTGTTATTACGGTACAGATATTGATTCAAAGAAAGATCTCTTTGCCTGTAATCATGACCATAAGGCCATGGAGGCAATCCTTGGTGTTGACTCACTTGGCTTCCTTACTACTGACCAAGTGATAAAGCTTTCAGATCATCCGGGTATTGGGTTCTGCCGAGCATGTTTTACCGGTGAGTATCCCTGTCCCAAAGCGTTATAG
- the purN gene encoding phosphoribosylglycinamide formyltransferase translates to MIRIAVLASGSGTNLQAMLDAADDLLLSHGSVVLVVSDRSDAQALDRAKLKGIPAVALDKKQLKTARFETELLALLGTYRIDLVVLAGFLTILSGNVVRHYPERILNIHPSLIPSFCGKGYYGRRVHEAALERGVKLSGATVHIVSEEADAGPILAQRSLEVLDGDTPESLAKRILETIEWKLLPETVEHYCQLLEYGMDLNRALQAQRYPGRGIVCGLNEEGKSIVAYFITARSEHSKNRRLVADAGTVRTEAIDERLVKDPSLIIYRAMDTYKTKLVVSNGDQSDTILSSLAEGKGMAEALERRTYEPDAPNFTSRISGLVDFSDGGSYTLSILRRKKEACERALFPYPHPRRGEGHLIHTYEGDGNPLPPFAGDPRQVVLKGSGGEIANQIWKSLDESYRVVLCVRETDLSVGSFELFLINAESGR, encoded by the coding sequence ATGATCCGTATTGCTGTATTGGCAAGTGGGAGTGGGACCAACCTGCAGGCAATGCTCGATGCTGCTGATGATCTCTTGCTCAGTCATGGCTCGGTTGTGCTGGTAGTCAGTGACAGGAGCGATGCCCAAGCCCTGGATCGTGCAAAGCTGAAGGGAATTCCTGCTGTTGCCCTTGACAAAAAACAACTCAAGACGGCACGGTTTGAGACAGAACTCTTGGCTTTGCTTGGAACCTACCGTATAGATTTGGTGGTATTGGCTGGTTTTCTGACCATTCTCAGTGGTAATGTTGTGAGGCATTACCCTGAGAGGATTCTCAATATCCACCCTTCCCTGATACCCAGCTTCTGTGGAAAAGGGTATTATGGCAGACGGGTGCATGAGGCTGCCTTGGAACGTGGGGTTAAACTAAGCGGTGCAACCGTGCACATCGTCAGTGAGGAAGCGGATGCCGGTCCGATCCTCGCACAGCGCTCGCTCGAGGTGCTTGATGGCGATACGCCGGAGAGTCTGGCAAAGCGGATTCTTGAGACCATCGAGTGGAAATTGCTTCCTGAAACCGTGGAGCACTATTGTCAATTATTGGAGTATGGAATGGATTTGAACAGAGCACTGCAGGCACAACGATATCCTGGAAGAGGAATTGTGTGTGGATTGAACGAAGAAGGAAAGAGTATTGTTGCCTACTTCATCACTGCCCGAAGCGAGCATAGCAAAAACCGTCGATTGGTTGCAGATGCCGGGACTGTCAGGACTGAGGCAATTGATGAGCGCTTGGTCAAGGACCCCTCCCTGATCATCTACCGTGCGATGGATACGTATAAAACCAAGCTTGTGGTCTCCAATGGCGACCAGAGCGATACCATCCTCTCCTCGCTTGCTGAAGGCAAGGGAATGGCAGAAGCACTTGAGCGCCGCACCTATGAACCTGATGCCCCGAACTTTACCAGCCGTATCAGTGGATTGGTTGATTTCTCTGATGGCGGATCGTACACCCTCTCAATCCTGAGAAGGAAGAAGGAAGCGTGTGAGAGAGCCCTCTTTCCCTACCCGCATCCAAGAAGAGGGGAGGGTCATCTCATCCATACCTATGAAGGGGATGGTAATCCTCTTCCCCCCTTTGCCGGCGACCCGAGACAAGTGGTCTTGAAGGGATCGGGAGGTGAGATTGCAAACCAGATATGGAAAAGTCTCGATGAATCGTACCGGGTGGTACTCTGTGTCCGGGAGACCGATCTTTCAGTCGGTTCCTTTGAGTTGTTTTTGATCAATGCAGAGAGTGGGAGGTAG
- a CDS encoding phosphoribosylaminoimidazolecarboxamide formyltransferase: MDHLDLKYGCNPNQGHARISMEVGGLPLQVLCGSPGYINLLDALNGWQLVSQLAEATGLSAAASFKHVSPAGAAVSLALNETERRMYFIGEHEELSPLATAYVRARGADRMSSFGDFISLSERCDLQTAKIIKREVSDGVIAPSYEPEALALLQKKKNGKYVVLQIDPSYEPPRLETRSVFGIAFTQERNTAVLDASVLQPIVTQNKDLTAEARLDLLVALNALKYTQSNSVCFAKRGQTIGVGAGQQSRIHCTRLAGEKADAWHLRQSRQVLDLPFLPSLSRNEKDNAVEAYLRSEIQDPGLYFSKDVPPLTDEEKRSILDSITGVSLASDAFFPFRDNIDRAAKSGVSSIVQSGGSLRDDAVIKACDEHGILMVCNAIRLFHH; this comes from the coding sequence GTGGATCATTTGGATTTGAAGTATGGATGCAATCCCAACCAAGGACATGCGCGTATCAGCATGGAAGTGGGTGGGCTCCCCTTGCAGGTGCTGTGCGGAAGCCCTGGATATATCAATTTGCTGGATGCGCTGAACGGATGGCAACTGGTCAGTCAACTCGCAGAGGCAACCGGACTCAGTGCAGCCGCCTCGTTCAAGCATGTCAGTCCTGCAGGTGCGGCGGTCTCGCTTGCATTGAATGAAACAGAGCGCAGGATGTACTTCATTGGTGAGCATGAGGAACTTTCTCCGCTTGCCACTGCCTACGTTCGTGCCCGAGGGGCGGACCGTATGTCTTCCTTCGGAGATTTCATCAGTCTCAGCGAACGCTGTGATCTGCAAACAGCAAAGATCATCAAGCGTGAAGTATCTGACGGGGTTATCGCGCCATCTTACGAACCTGAGGCGCTTGCCTTGTTGCAGAAGAAGAAAAACGGCAAGTATGTCGTACTGCAGATTGACCCCAGTTATGAACCACCTAGGCTGGAGACGAGAAGTGTCTTTGGAATTGCCTTCACCCAAGAGCGTAATACTGCAGTACTGGATGCATCTGTCCTTCAGCCGATCGTCACACAGAACAAGGATCTGACAGCGGAGGCCCGTCTTGACCTGCTCGTTGCACTCAATGCACTGAAGTATACGCAATCGAATTCTGTATGTTTTGCGAAGCGTGGGCAGACCATCGGGGTGGGGGCAGGACAGCAATCCAGAATACATTGCACCCGCCTTGCAGGGGAAAAGGCCGATGCCTGGCACCTGCGTCAGTCCAGGCAAGTCCTTGACCTTCCCTTCCTTCCCTCCTTGAGTAGGAACGAGAAAGACAATGCAGTGGAAGCATATCTGCGATCAGAGATTCAGGACCCCGGGCTCTATTTCAGTAAGGATGTCCCCCCGCTCACAGACGAGGAGAAACGGAGTATCCTAGACTCTATTACCGGAGTGAGCCTTGCCAGTGATGCCTTCTTCCCCTTCAGGGACAATATCGACAGGGCGGCGAAAAGTGGTGTTTCCTCTATCGTGCAAAGTGGAGGTTCCCTGCGTGACGATGCAGTGATCAAGGCATGTGATGAGCATGGCATCCTGATGGTTTGCAATGCAATTCGTCTCTTTCATCACTAG
- a CDS encoding Hsp20/alpha crystallin family protein — protein sequence MKYYVTYNNSNPVSEFDSLFNDLWADWGTNRSKIPPVDIYETEKAYVIEAELAGYKQEEVSVNIEKHVLKISSDKQSLKSADEKQKNLVRERYFKKFERSFSLPEDIDEGNIEGEFADGVLTITLPKKKEVLPKTIEVKIK from the coding sequence ATGAAATATTACGTAACCTACAACAACAGCAACCCTGTTTCGGAATTCGATTCCTTATTTAATGACCTTTGGGCTGACTGGGGCACCAACCGCAGTAAAATTCCCCCGGTAGATATCTATGAAACAGAAAAAGCGTATGTAATCGAAGCTGAGCTTGCTGGATATAAGCAGGAAGAGGTCAGTGTTAATATCGAGAAGCATGTCCTGAAGATCAGCAGTGACAAGCAGAGCCTGAAGAGTGCTGATGAGAAGCAGAAAAACCTTGTTCGTGAGCGATACTTCAAGAAGTTTGAGCGATCTTTTAGCCTTCCCGAGGATATTGATGAAGGAAATATCGAAGGCGAGTTTGCTGACGGTGTCTTGACCATCACCCTTCCAAAGAAGAAGGAAGTACTTCCCAAGACCATTGAAGTGAAGATCAAGTAA
- the purD gene encoding phosphoribosylamine--glycine ligase, producing the protein MRILIIGSGGREHALAAVIAKSKKATELFCIGHNAGIASLATMVSIPLGDHNGIAEFAVQHAIEFAVIGPDEALVGGLADVLEAQGIPCFGPTKVASQLEGSKSYAKAFMVRNHIPTPSYQVFTDIVTARDYLSRSSFPVVVKADGLALGKGVVIAETREEAEEALQSMMVEKIFASSGQTVVIEEFVTGPEVSLLVLSDGTHVKPLVSCMDHKRAFDQDQGPNTGGMGVIAPNPFYTEQVAAKCMESIVLPTIAALKREGSPFVGCLFFGLMLTSGGPVVIEYNCRFGDPEAEVALTLLDGDALEILLSCRNGTLDRVPVVSRKDSACSVTLASGGYPVSYEKGKVITISDLPQNTTLYHGGTTYDEQGNLLTDGGRVLHVVGTGKTLAKAISITYEAVDAVTYEGKQYRSDIGKRALQEEEHGSSCIHNPGE; encoded by the coding sequence ATGCGTATCCTCATTATCGGTTCAGGCGGCCGTGAACACGCCTTGGCAGCAGTAATTGCAAAGAGTAAGAAGGCAACTGAGCTGTTTTGCATCGGGCATAATGCAGGAATTGCATCCCTTGCAACGATGGTCTCTATCCCGCTTGGTGACCACAATGGGATTGCTGAATTTGCAGTGCAGCATGCAATTGAGTTTGCAGTAATAGGACCCGATGAGGCGCTGGTCGGCGGGCTTGCCGATGTGTTGGAGGCACAGGGCATTCCCTGTTTTGGTCCAACCAAGGTGGCCAGCCAGCTAGAGGGGAGTAAATCCTATGCAAAGGCTTTTATGGTGCGGAATCATATCCCCACTCCTTCCTATCAGGTGTTTACCGATATTGTCACCGCACGTGACTACTTATCAAGAAGCTCTTTCCCCGTGGTGGTAAAGGCTGATGGGCTTGCCCTCGGTAAAGGGGTAGTCATTGCTGAGACTCGTGAGGAGGCTGAAGAGGCTCTTCAGTCAATGATGGTAGAAAAAATCTTTGCATCCAGTGGGCAGACAGTGGTGATTGAGGAGTTTGTCACTGGGCCTGAGGTGTCCTTGCTTGTCTTGAGTGATGGAACGCATGTGAAGCCTCTGGTCAGTTGCATGGACCATAAGCGTGCCTTCGATCAGGACCAGGGACCTAATACCGGAGGTATGGGGGTCATAGCCCCAAACCCGTTTTATACCGAGCAGGTGGCAGCAAAGTGTATGGAAAGTATCGTGCTTCCTACCATTGCAGCACTCAAGAGAGAAGGCAGTCCGTTTGTGGGCTGTCTCTTTTTTGGTCTCATGCTCACCTCTGGGGGCCCGGTGGTCATTGAATACAATTGTCGCTTCGGGGACCCTGAGGCTGAGGTTGCACTCACCCTTTTGGACGGTGATGCATTGGAAATCCTGTTGTCTTGCAGAAATGGCACCCTCGATCGTGTCCCGGTGGTGAGCAGAAAGGATTCTGCCTGTTCGGTGACACTTGCCAGTGGTGGTTACCCTGTCAGCTATGAGAAGGGAAAAGTTATCACCATCAGCGATCTTCCCCAGAATACTACGCTTTATCATGGTGGAACCACCTATGATGAACAGGGGAATTTACTGACTGATGGGGGAAGGGTTCTCCATGTGGTTGGAACCGGTAAAACATTGGCAAAAGCGATAAGTATAACGTATGAAGCAGTGGATGCTGTTACGTATGAGGGAAAGCAGTATCGAAGTGATATTGGGAAGAGAGCATTGCAGGAGGAAGAGCATGGTTCGTCGTGTATACATAACCCGGGGGAGTGA
- a CDS encoding phosphoribosylformylglycinamidine synthase, with amino-acid sequence MVRRVYITRGSDFRSREQALAAELRQFLGIGDLRGLRIYYRYDVEHLEKEDFRLLCNRILMLPGRDEMLQEVPPSDWTLAVQMHEGQFDQRAAAVQLSLRLLLENEREATIRCATIFGFEGTFTEEEKGKIRTYLINPVEAREVSFLLPEQLTAEIEPPAFPPVLNDFRFSTDHEKTKSAYQLAMDAADLAVVQNHFREIGRDPTFTELRVIDTYWSDHCRHTTFLTQLDKVTIEDPEIAATYESYLDDRRQLGRDSAVSLMDLATIAAKVLRAKGKLNNLDLSEEINACSVRIAVDTPDGLEPYLLQFKNETHNHPTEIEPFGGAATCIGGAIRDPLSGRAYVYQAMRLSGSADPRIPLSQTMEGKLPQRTIALRSSQGYSSYGNQIGLATSLVEEVYHPNFMAKHMELGFVLGCVPERYVRRERPAPGDVVVLVGGRTGRDGCGGATGSSKEHDSQSLESCGAEVQKGNAPEERKLQRLMRNPEAIGMIKRCNDFGAGGVSVAIGELADGLVIDLDKIPVKYAGLDGTERAISESQERMAMVVEERDAEAFIRLAEGENLEATVVATVTESPHLIMLHQGRKLVDLDRRLLDSNGAAKHTTVLIPLIAKEEESPAPPFDASAFRKLLKDLNVASKQPLAQRFDSTIGSTTMHYPFGGKYQRTPEQCVASTIPLSYGESKTVTLSSWGYDPYVMSDNPYQGAFSSVVHSLAKVVACGGNPKETYLSFQEYFGRVGADPIRWGVPLAALLGAYKAQKLFSAAAIGGKDSMSGTFKDIDVPPTLVSFAVSKTSAHSLVSQEFKRIGSRLVLLSCDKEEDLPVLFTQVSQAKALSAYALGYGGIAEAVAKMALGNRIGCELTTKEDLQKKRYGAFLLELDPMSRHIGVPIGRTIKAAQLCFPGFSVDLGIVEQWLLSPLSSVYGLVNPERHEQLIPSLAYHKRLESRSRYPKKKPRILLPVFEGTNCEYDVERAWKYCGGEPEIFVINTMSPHRIASSIKQFTQLLSESQILFLSGGFSASDEPDGSGKLIATFLRNELVKKEIHALLNERDGLVGGICNGFQALLQVGLLPHGAVTEPQTGDPLLIENSQGHHLSSLVHCRVSSVLSPWMGAYQVGDTQLIPISHGEGNFFAPMETLKRLEKNGQIASQYVDERGIPLALNGSHWAIEGITSQDGKVFGRMAHSERIVTKLYANTPAVPDAGLFWGAIRYFS; translated from the coding sequence ATGGTTCGTCGTGTATACATAACCCGGGGGAGTGATTTTCGATCAAGGGAGCAGGCACTGGCAGCCGAACTCCGTCAGTTCCTCGGCATAGGAGACCTGAGAGGGCTTCGTATATACTATCGCTATGATGTTGAGCATCTCGAGAAAGAGGATTTTAGGTTACTCTGCAACCGTATCCTGATGTTGCCCGGAAGGGATGAGATGCTCCAGGAAGTGCCTCCCAGCGATTGGACGCTGGCCGTTCAGATGCATGAAGGACAATTTGACCAGAGAGCAGCAGCTGTACAGCTCTCCTTGCGATTACTCCTGGAGAATGAGAGAGAAGCAACTATCAGATGCGCCACCATCTTTGGTTTTGAAGGAACGTTTACGGAAGAAGAGAAAGGTAAGATTAGAACCTATCTCATCAATCCTGTTGAGGCAAGGGAGGTATCGTTTCTCCTTCCTGAGCAGTTGACAGCTGAAATTGAGCCCCCCGCTTTTCCTCCTGTGCTCAATGATTTTCGTTTTTCCACAGATCATGAGAAGACGAAATCAGCCTACCAATTGGCAATGGATGCAGCAGACCTTGCCGTGGTACAGAACCATTTCCGTGAAATAGGGAGGGATCCCACCTTTACGGAACTGAGAGTCATCGACACCTATTGGTCGGACCATTGTCGGCATACCACATTCCTGACCCAGTTGGATAAGGTTACCATTGAAGATCCAGAGATTGCAGCGACCTATGAATCCTACCTGGATGATAGGAGGCAATTGGGCAGAGATAGCGCAGTAAGCCTGATGGATCTGGCAACCATAGCTGCGAAGGTGCTCAGGGCGAAAGGGAAGTTGAATAACCTGGACCTCTCTGAGGAGATCAATGCATGCTCGGTGAGGATTGCTGTGGATACCCCCGATGGTTTGGAGCCATACCTGTTGCAGTTCAAGAATGAGACACACAATCACCCAACCGAGATCGAACCCTTCGGTGGAGCGGCTACCTGTATAGGCGGGGCAATCAGGGACCCTCTTTCAGGGAGGGCCTATGTCTACCAGGCTATGAGACTCTCCGGTAGTGCAGATCCACGTATCCCGCTCTCCCAGACCATGGAAGGTAAACTTCCCCAGCGGACGATTGCCCTACGCTCCAGCCAGGGATACAGCTCCTACGGAAATCAGATAGGCTTGGCAACCAGCCTGGTAGAGGAAGTATATCATCCGAATTTCATGGCCAAGCATATGGAGCTTGGATTTGTCCTTGGTTGTGTACCCGAACGTTATGTAAGGCGAGAGCGACCTGCTCCTGGTGATGTAGTAGTGTTGGTGGGAGGACGTACGGGCAGAGATGGATGTGGGGGAGCTACAGGCTCCTCCAAAGAACACGATTCACAATCTCTCGAATCATGCGGAGCTGAAGTACAGAAAGGGAATGCACCAGAGGAGCGTAAACTGCAGAGGTTGATGCGAAATCCAGAGGCCATCGGTATGATCAAGCGGTGCAATGACTTTGGTGCTGGTGGTGTGAGTGTCGCAATCGGTGAACTTGCTGACGGTCTTGTCATTGACCTGGACAAGATCCCGGTCAAATATGCAGGCTTGGATGGGACTGAAAGAGCCATCAGCGAGAGTCAGGAACGTATGGCGATGGTGGTGGAAGAGCGCGATGCAGAGGCGTTCATCCGCCTGGCTGAAGGGGAAAACCTTGAGGCAACCGTGGTGGCAACCGTGACAGAGTCCCCTCACCTGATCATGCTCCACCAGGGAAGGAAGCTTGTTGATTTGGATCGAAGACTGCTGGATAGTAATGGGGCAGCAAAACACACAACCGTATTGATTCCCCTCATTGCCAAAGAAGAGGAATCTCCTGCTCCCCCCTTTGATGCATCAGCATTCAGGAAACTCTTGAAAGACTTGAATGTGGCAAGCAAGCAACCCTTGGCCCAAAGATTTGACAGTACCATCGGATCCACTACTATGCACTATCCCTTTGGGGGGAAGTACCAAAGAACACCAGAGCAATGTGTTGCATCAACTATTCCCCTCTCTTATGGGGAGTCCAAGACAGTGACCCTCTCTTCCTGGGGGTATGACCCCTATGTAATGAGTGATAACCCATACCAAGGTGCATTCTCTTCTGTGGTGCACTCACTTGCAAAGGTGGTGGCATGTGGAGGGAATCCTAAAGAGACGTACCTCTCCTTTCAGGAGTATTTTGGGAGGGTTGGAGCTGATCCTATTCGCTGGGGTGTTCCATTGGCTGCACTGCTTGGTGCCTACAAGGCACAGAAGTTGTTTTCGGCGGCTGCCATTGGGGGCAAGGATTCCATGAGTGGCACGTTCAAGGATATTGATGTTCCTCCTACCTTGGTGAGTTTTGCAGTATCGAAGACAAGTGCCCATAGCTTGGTCTCCCAGGAGTTCAAACGGATTGGCTCGAGGCTGGTATTGCTCTCTTGTGACAAAGAAGAGGACCTGCCTGTACTGTTTACACAAGTCAGCCAGGCAAAAGCGCTCAGTGCCTATGCCCTTGGCTATGGGGGTATAGCCGAAGCGGTGGCAAAGATGGCACTGGGAAACCGAATCGGCTGTGAGCTTACCACGAAGGAAGATCTGCAGAAAAAGCGCTATGGTGCCTTTCTGCTTGAATTGGATCCAATGAGTCGACACATCGGGGTCCCCATCGGGCGTACCATCAAGGCTGCACAACTCTGCTTCCCTGGTTTTTCAGTGGACCTTGGCATAGTGGAACAATGGCTGCTCTCTCCGCTCTCCTCTGTCTATGGATTGGTCAATCCAGAAAGGCATGAACAACTCATTCCCTCTCTTGCGTATCACAAGCGATTGGAATCACGCTCCCGTTACCCAAAGAAGAAGCCTAGGATCCTGCTTCCGGTTTTCGAGGGTACCAACTGCGAATATGATGTGGAACGAGCTTGGAAATATTGTGGAGGGGAACCGGAGATTTTTGTGATCAACACGATGAGCCCTCACCGAATTGCCTCAAGCATCAAGCAATTCACACAGCTTCTCTCAGAATCCCAGATATTGTTCCTCAGTGGAGGTTTTTCCGCCAGTGATGAACCCGATGGCTCGGGCAAATTGATTGCAACCTTCTTACGTAATGAATTGGTCAAGAAAGAGATCCACGCACTCCTGAATGAGCGAGATGGATTGGTAGGGGGTATCTGCAATGGGTTCCAGGCCTTGCTTCAAGTTGGCTTGTTGCCGCATGGAGCAGTCACAGAGCCCCAAACGGGAGACCCTTTATTGATTGAGAACAGTCAAGGGCACCATCTCTCCTCACTGGTTCATTGCCGGGTCTCTTCTGTGCTCTCCCCGTGGATGGGAGCTTACCAGGTAGGTGATACCCAGCTGATTCCCATCAGCCATGGGGAAGGAAATTTCTTTGCACCAATGGAAACACTAAAAAGGCTTGAGAAGAACGGTCAGATTGCATCGCAGTATGTAGATGAGAGAGGAATACCCCTTGCCCTCAATGGATCGCATTGGGCTATTGAAGGTATTACAAGCCAGGATGGTAAAGTCTTTGGAAGGATGGCCCATAGCGAGCGAATAGTTACCAAACTCTATGCAAATACCCCGGCAGTTCCTGATGCTGGGTTGTTTTGGGGTGCCATTCGGTATTTTTCCTAG
- a CDS encoding cupin domain-containing protein, whose translation MIKKATTMQETIKEKMREGTGQVVLKALADEGSVAHCRLFSEIRLEKGCSIGEHNHVNETEYYWITSGKGIVTEVDGDKVVEKGDLVITGGGASHAIRNEEAEPLTFLALIILD comes from the coding sequence ATGATTAAAAAAGCAACAACCATGCAAGAAACCATTAAAGAGAAAATGAGAGAAGGAACAGGACAGGTCGTCCTGAAAGCCCTCGCTGATGAAGGCAGTGTAGCCCATTGCAGACTCTTCTCCGAGATTCGACTGGAGAAAGGTTGCAGCATCGGGGAACACAACCATGTAAACGAAACTGAGTATTACTGGATAACCTCAGGGAAAGGCATTGTTACTGAAGTCGATGGTGACAAGGTCGTGGAAAAAGGAGACTTGGTCATCACCGGCGGCGGTGCAAGTCACGCAATCAGGAATGAGGAAGCAGAACCACTGACCTTCCTGGCACTGATCATTCTCGACTGA
- the purM gene encoding phosphoribosylformylglycinamidine cyclo-ligase translates to MQAQRYADAGVDVRRGYKAVELMKKHVASTMIDGVRSDLGGFSGLFELDLEDTPHPVLVCGTDGVGTKLKIAFALDRHDSVGIDCVAMCANDVICCGAKPRLFLDYIALGLLAPLKVEQIVKGVSKGCLQAGCALIGGETAEMPGFYQKGEYDLAGFCVAVAEKERIFDPSTIKNGDCLLALPSSGVHSNGFSLIRQAFDLDRDPSLLFHWYEELGCTLGEELLTPTRIYVSQVLELAEKISIKGASHITGGGFYENIPRMLPSGLGAAINGESIKQKPIFGLIQKTGSIPDEDMYATFNMGVGMVLAINREDAERALSLIPDAWVLGEVTESEGVVIV, encoded by the coding sequence ATGCAAGCACAAAGATATGCAGATGCTGGGGTTGACGTGAGGCGGGGCTATAAAGCTGTTGAGCTGATGAAGAAGCATGTGGCCTCCACCATGATAGACGGGGTCCGCTCCGATCTCGGAGGTTTCTCCGGTCTCTTTGAACTCGATCTGGAAGACACTCCCCACCCGGTTCTGGTATGTGGTACTGATGGAGTAGGTACCAAGCTGAAGATAGCATTTGCCCTAGATCGTCATGATTCAGTAGGAATTGATTGTGTCGCCATGTGCGCCAACGATGTCATCTGCTGCGGTGCAAAGCCACGTCTCTTCCTTGATTACATCGCCTTGGGGCTGCTTGCCCCTCTGAAAGTGGAACAGATTGTCAAAGGGGTTTCCAAGGGGTGCCTGCAAGCAGGATGTGCCCTTATCGGGGGCGAGACAGCAGAGATGCCGGGTTTCTACCAGAAGGGAGAGTATGACCTTGCAGGATTCTGTGTTGCAGTGGCTGAAAAGGAAAGAATCTTCGACCCTTCCACCATTAAGAATGGAGACTGCCTCCTGGCACTCCCTTCCAGCGGGGTCCACTCCAATGGATTCTCCCTCATCAGGCAGGCCTTTGATCTGGATAGGGACCCTTCCTTGCTTTTTCATTGGTATGAGGAACTTGGCTGTACCCTGGGTGAAGAGTTGCTTACACCAACAAGAATCTATGTTTCCCAGGTGTTGGAACTTGCCGAAAAGATTTCCATAAAGGGGGCAAGCCACATTACCGGAGGGGGATTCTATGAGAATATCCCCAGGATGCTCCCTTCTGGACTAGGGGCGGCAATTAATGGGGAATCAATCAAGCAGAAACCAATCTTTGGTCTCATCCAGAAAACAGGATCAATTCCTGACGAGGACATGTATGCCACATTCAACATGGGAGTTGGAATGGTGCTTGCCATCAATAGGGAAGATGCCGAAAGAGCTCTCTCCCTTATTCCTGATGCTTGGGTCCTTGGGGAAGTGACAGAATCAGAAGGGGTGGTGATCGTATGA